One genomic segment of Photobacterium sp. DA100 includes these proteins:
- the trpR gene encoding trp operon repressor, with translation MSNIQETPEFTEWQQVVDILRQATAEHKDDTLLRLLLTPDERSVLLSRVNILHELLNGERSQRKISELLGVGVATITRGSNELKHHDDDTKAWLSALLKEQCPSA, from the coding sequence ATGTCGAATATTCAAGAAACCCCGGAATTTACCGAGTGGCAACAGGTGGTGGATATCTTGCGCCAGGCGACAGCTGAGCACAAAGACGATACCTTGCTGAGGCTGCTGTTGACCCCCGACGAAAGGTCGGTGTTACTGTCCCGAGTGAATATTCTGCATGAGCTGCTTAACGGTGAGCGCAGCCAGCGCAAGATCAGTGAGTTGCTTGGCGTTGGGGTTGCGACCATTACCCGCGGCTCCAACGAACTCAAGCACCATGATGACGACACCAAGGCGTGGCTTTCTGCCCTGCTCAAGGAACAATGCCCTAGCGCTTAA
- a CDS encoding PilZ domain-containing protein, whose protein sequence is MVLDDYKGLIERLIPVYDSEDFEDVFQMMTEGEDGPTRLQLKMELHRIMAPAMKAVDLRGRVQGECRPYLLNGRQHWLDDVAINTYHKRIKAFGNQFRVGLYEALTNTRNNFRVMHQQGKLQPKPAPKAELQPDNPLIAPLIRFGHYLTRNENRWQIATPVSLELPLSQMINGISADLSYSGAKFKVPAAFNYTLGMAVVVRFPKLAEQLNDPRLAQGMSYRILGIDENPDNDSYKWLRLKLLSDNTLIKAVIDHGLSQSQNRTRHNCEDKIIQIRTRGYEHCFLKHSTSMPVFLSGTQLTYCLLTQYNRHIWSHWHDERNQPVLNHLISQERLASLGKAGLKQSSTLIYSFSHEHDGKTFFYSAALPEMNAEQRRLFWHVGAQRDSWRVMRLSLQPIDQEDIDSLQSIAPDMVDKLSSLTHVGVLQDLTNTDAQQDYRLSVKPQLPGKTLQAFRHPRNPVAAAKAVYFDPRPQRSEDRYLFDTPITLNPEDGTSVSGQSIDFSTRGLNIKLAAPIVLRRGDQVLVSFPGLQKSNRNAPLSQIPYSVVRISPDHCNIQLTTGSGNLAAQSEHFLRKLILHNENKLLMTEEKLPQGELLLAMHQMLLTRLKSVPYFAEKVDHKIKLKAVGCNFPPPPQIKLFSLLAGGQGCSLEPLFRNRVKSMLAETMRPVEISQPYVHELYLAIEQRNGQTPRIDAKRLDEFRTIEERIAYIKQAKSAGSFMALRLTAAPVLSPMTALIGKELGELARQVLHRARALEQELSSVVGCGEILDVTDEVQIRLEIK, encoded by the coding sequence ATGGTGCTAGACGATTACAAAGGACTGATTGAAAGGCTGATCCCTGTCTACGATAGCGAAGATTTTGAAGATGTCTTCCAGATGATGACCGAAGGCGAGGACGGGCCAACCCGGCTCCAGCTAAAAATGGAATTGCACCGTATCATGGCCCCCGCCATGAAAGCCGTCGATCTTCGCGGGCGGGTCCAGGGCGAGTGCCGCCCCTATCTGCTCAATGGACGCCAGCACTGGCTCGACGATGTTGCCATCAATACCTACCATAAGCGAATCAAAGCCTTCGGCAACCAGTTTCGGGTCGGCCTGTACGAAGCCCTGACGAATACCCGCAACAACTTCCGAGTCATGCACCAGCAAGGCAAGCTACAACCCAAACCGGCCCCAAAAGCCGAGCTGCAGCCGGACAATCCATTGATTGCCCCCCTGATCCGGTTCGGCCATTACCTGACCCGTAACGAGAACCGTTGGCAGATTGCCACACCGGTTAGCCTAGAGCTTCCTCTGAGCCAGATGATCAACGGCATCAGCGCGGATTTATCGTATTCCGGTGCTAAATTCAAAGTGCCTGCCGCTTTTAACTACACGCTGGGCATGGCGGTTGTGGTGCGCTTCCCGAAGCTTGCCGAACAGCTCAATGACCCTCGGTTGGCCCAGGGGATGAGCTACCGGATCCTCGGTATCGACGAAAACCCCGATAATGACAGCTACAAATGGCTGAGGCTAAAGCTGCTGAGTGACAACACCCTGATCAAAGCCGTCATTGATCATGGCCTGAGCCAGTCGCAAAACCGCACCCGACACAATTGCGAAGACAAGATCATCCAGATCCGGACCCGTGGCTACGAGCACTGCTTTCTCAAGCACAGCACCAGCATGCCGGTATTTCTGTCGGGCACCCAGCTAACCTATTGCCTGCTGACCCAGTACAACCGCCATATTTGGTCCCACTGGCACGACGAAAGAAACCAGCCGGTACTCAACCACCTGATTTCGCAGGAGCGTCTCGCCAGCCTCGGCAAAGCCGGGCTGAAACAGTCGAGTACCCTGATTTACAGCTTCAGCCACGAACATGACGGCAAAACCTTTTTCTATTCAGCAGCCCTGCCGGAAATGAACGCCGAACAGCGCCGCCTGTTCTGGCATGTCGGGGCACAGCGCGACAGCTGGCGGGTCATGCGCCTGAGCCTGCAGCCCATAGACCAGGAAGATATCGACAGCCTGCAAAGTATTGCTCCCGACATGGTCGACAAACTGAGCTCCCTGACCCATGTCGGTGTGCTGCAAGATCTCACTAACACGGACGCCCAGCAAGACTACCGCCTGAGCGTCAAGCCGCAGTTACCGGGCAAAACCCTGCAGGCATTCCGGCACCCACGCAATCCGGTTGCCGCGGCCAAAGCGGTTTACTTTGACCCAAGACCGCAGCGAAGCGAAGACCGCTACCTGTTCGATACACCGATCACCCTCAACCCTGAGGACGGGACTTCGGTATCCGGACAGAGCATTGACTTTTCGACCCGAGGCCTGAATATCAAACTGGCCGCACCGATAGTGCTTCGCCGTGGCGATCAGGTACTGGTATCGTTTCCGGGACTGCAGAAAAGCAACAGGAATGCGCCCCTGAGCCAGATCCCTTATAGCGTCGTCAGGATCAGCCCGGATCACTGCAATATCCAACTAACGACCGGTAGCGGCAACCTCGCCGCCCAGAGCGAGCATTTCCTGCGCAAGCTGATTTTGCACAATGAGAATAAGTTGCTGATGACCGAGGAAAAGCTGCCACAGGGTGAGCTGCTGCTGGCGATGCACCAGATGCTGCTGACGCGACTAAAGAGTGTGCCTTACTTCGCTGAAAAAGTTGATCACAAAATCAAGCTCAAAGCTGTCGGGTGCAACTTCCCACCACCGCCCCAGATCAAGCTGTTTAGCCTGTTGGCAGGCGGTCAGGGCTGCTCGCTAGAGCCGCTGTTTCGCAACCGGGTAAAATCCATGCTGGCCGAAACCATGCGTCCGGTTGAGATCAGCCAGCCCTATGTCCATGAGCTCTATCTCGCTATCGAACAGCGCAACGGCCAGACGCCAAGGATTGACGCCAAGCGACTTGATGAGTTCCGTACTATCGAGGAGCGGATCGCCTACATCAAACAGGCAAAGTCCGCCGGCAGCTTTATGGCTTTGAGGCTGACCGCCGCCCCGGTCCTAAGTCCAATGACGGCCCTGATCGGCAAAGAGCTGGGCGAACTTGCCAGACAGGTATTACATCGGGCCAGGGCGCTTGAGCAGGAGCTCAGCTCGGTCGTTGGCTGTGGCGAAATCCTCGATGTCACCGATGAAGTGCAGATCAGGCTGGAGATCAAATAG
- the ettA gene encoding energy-dependent translational throttle protein EttA — protein sequence MAEYVYTMSRVGKIVPPKRQILKDISLSFFPGAKIGVLGLNGAGKSTLLRIMAGIDTDIEGEARPQAGLKVGYLPQEPVLDEEKSVREVVEESVADVKNALSRLDAVYAAYAEEGADFDKLAKEQGELEALIETKDGHNLEMQLERAADALRLPEWDAKIKHLSGGERRRVAICRLLLDKPDMLLLDEPTNHLDAESVAWLEHFLVDYSGTVVAITHDRYFLDNAAGWILELDRGEGIPWEGNYTSWLEQKDARLKQEASQEKARQKTIEKELEWVRQNPKGRQAKSKARMARFEELNNTEHQRRNETNELFIPPGERLGDKVIEVSNLTKSFGDRVLIDDLSFSMPKGAIVGIIGANGAGKSTLFKMLSGTEQPDAGTIELGETVSLASVDQFRDSMNDNNTVYQEISEGADIIKINNFEIQARAYCSRFNFKGSDQQKRIGDLSGGERNRVHLAKLLKAGGNVLLLDEPTNDLDVETLRALEEALLEFPGCAMVISHDRWFLDRIATHILDYRDEGQVNFFEGNYTEYTDWLKKTLGAQAAEPHRIKYKRISK from the coding sequence ATGGCTGAATACGTCTATACCATGTCGCGCGTGGGTAAAATCGTCCCACCTAAGCGTCAAATCCTGAAAGATATTTCATTGAGCTTCTTCCCTGGCGCCAAGATCGGTGTTTTGGGCCTGAACGGTGCCGGTAAGTCGACCCTACTGCGCATCATGGCGGGTATCGATACCGATATCGAAGGTGAGGCTCGCCCACAAGCAGGCCTGAAGGTAGGCTACCTTCCTCAGGAGCCTGTACTGGACGAAGAGAAAAGCGTACGCGAAGTGGTTGAAGAGTCTGTGGCGGATGTAAAAAATGCCCTTTCTCGTCTTGATGCCGTTTACGCGGCATACGCCGAAGAAGGTGCAGACTTCGACAAACTGGCGAAAGAACAGGGTGAACTAGAAGCGCTGATCGAAACCAAAGACGGCCACAACCTAGAGATGCAACTTGAGCGTGCGGCTGATGCCCTGCGCCTGCCTGAGTGGGATGCGAAAATCAAACACCTGTCGGGTGGTGAGCGTCGCCGTGTGGCTATCTGTCGCCTGCTTCTGGACAAGCCAGACATGCTACTGCTTGACGAACCAACCAACCACCTTGATGCAGAATCAGTGGCTTGGCTTGAGCACTTCCTGGTTGACTACAGCGGCACCGTTGTTGCGATCACCCACGACCGTTACTTCCTAGATAACGCTGCGGGCTGGATCCTGGAACTTGACCGTGGTGAAGGTATTCCATGGGAAGGTAACTACACCTCTTGGCTAGAGCAGAAAGACGCCCGTCTGAAGCAGGAAGCCTCGCAAGAGAAAGCTCGCCAGAAGACCATCGAGAAAGAACTTGAGTGGGTTCGCCAGAATCCTAAAGGCCGCCAGGCGAAGTCAAAAGCCCGTATGGCTCGCTTCGAAGAGCTGAACAACACCGAGCACCAGCGCCGTAACGAAACCAACGAGCTGTTCATCCCGCCGGGTGAGCGCTTGGGTGACAAGGTTATCGAGGTGAGCAACCTGACCAAGTCATTCGGTGACCGCGTGCTTATCGATGACCTGTCGTTCAGCATGCCTAAGGGTGCGATCGTGGGTATCATCGGTGCCAACGGTGCCGGTAAATCGACCCTGTTCAAGATGCTAAGCGGCACAGAGCAGCCAGATGCCGGTACCATTGAGCTTGGCGAAACAGTAAGCCTGGCGTCTGTTGACCAGTTCCGCGACAGCATGAACGACAACAACACGGTTTACCAAGAGATCTCTGAAGGTGCCGACATCATCAAGATCAACAACTTTGAAATCCAGGCGCGTGCTTACTGCTCACGCTTCAACTTCAAAGGCAGCGATCAGCAAAAACGCATCGGCGATCTGTCTGGTGGTGAGCGTAACCGTGTCCACCTTGCCAAACTGCTTAAAGCCGGCGGCAACGTACTGCTACTCGATGAGCCAACCAACGACCTTGACGTTGAAACACTACGTGCACTAGAAGAAGCTCTGCTAGAGTTCCCTGGCTGTGCCATGGTGATCTCGCACGACCGCTGGTTCCTAGACCGTATCGCGACCCACATTCTTGACTACCGTGACGAAGGTCAGGTTAACTTCTTCGAAGGTAACTACACCGAGTACACAGATTGGCTGAAGAAAACGCTGGGTGCGCAAGCCGCTGAGCCACACCGTATCAAGTACAAGCGTATTTCCAAGTAA
- a CDS encoding helix-turn-helix transcriptional regulator has protein sequence MEYLDRIKRLAKIQGISQKQLGEALDLQQGTMSRKLSGKYGIEVRELEKIAEALSTSISYLLTGQVDTGTQATTTINNNIDQGTTSTYIPIIHRKDFMSFRSGASVDVISKRAIPQHLLREDCLGLLVDNENIAQCAPVGSYALATKSAAYRPKQPVFASVRGSEPDFYHMTQLADGVVFSTSQPDFPNLFVNNGEFQIHGYIIQSDWSYDR, from the coding sequence ATGGAATATTTAGACCGAATAAAGCGATTGGCAAAAATCCAAGGGATCAGCCAAAAACAGCTGGGTGAAGCCCTCGATCTACAACAGGGTACTATGAGCCGCAAGCTCTCTGGCAAGTACGGTATCGAAGTGCGCGAGCTGGAAAAAATTGCCGAGGCACTAAGCACATCGATCAGCTATTTGCTGACAGGCCAAGTTGATACCGGTACCCAAGCCACCACAACCATCAACAACAATATCGACCAAGGCACTACCAGCACCTATATCCCAATCATCCACCGCAAGGACTTCATGTCCTTTCGCAGCGGCGCATCGGTTGATGTGATCAGCAAGCGAGCTATCCCACAGCACTTGCTGCGCGAAGACTGCCTAGGCCTGCTGGTAGATAACGAAAACATTGCGCAATGTGCGCCGGTGGGCAGCTACGCCCTTGCCACCAAGTCGGCAGCATACCGCCCGAAACAACCGGTCTTTGCCTCGGTACGCGGCAGCGAACCTGATTTCTACCACATGACCCAACTTGCCGACGGCGTAGTGTTCTCGACCTCGCAACCGGACTTTCCCAACTTGTTTGTCAACAACGGGGAATTCCAGATCCACGGCTACATCATCCAATCAGACTGGTCCTACGACCGTTAG
- a CDS encoding M20/M25/M40 family metallo-hydrolase: MANINQDRLVQHFIELVKIDSESRNEKAIAETLAEQLGEMGFDVQKLPVPAEISNGFNIYAKLEGKLEGTILLSCHMDTVTPGNGIEPIIEDGIIRSKGDTILGGDDKSGIAAIMEAVRCIKADGEEHQTIELAFTVYEEGGLHGSQNFDMSKVESLTGIVFDSGGPIGTIITTAPGQQNLKVNITGKPAHAGLAPEEGINALTVAADAITNMKLSRIDEETTANIGVVKGGQATNIVMPELYIEAEARSLDDDKLQAQVDHMVNTFEAAAEKHGAEINIASKRAYNAYRIADNDPHVEKIKAAFKANGIEPMTKPTGGGSDANIFNSKGLKTVNLSTGMAKVHTTEEFIKIDDMVEITKFLYTYLTR; encoded by the coding sequence ATGGCAAATATCAATCAGGACCGTCTGGTCCAACACTTTATTGAACTGGTTAAAATCGACAGTGAGTCGCGCAACGAGAAAGCAATTGCCGAGACACTGGCCGAGCAGCTAGGTGAAATGGGCTTTGACGTACAGAAGCTTCCTGTTCCTGCTGAGATCTCCAACGGCTTCAACATCTACGCCAAACTAGAAGGCAAGCTGGAAGGCACTATCCTGCTAAGCTGCCACATGGATACCGTGACTCCGGGTAACGGCATCGAGCCAATTATCGAAGACGGTATCATCCGCTCGAAGGGCGACACTATCCTTGGCGGTGACGACAAATCCGGCATCGCGGCCATCATGGAAGCGGTTCGCTGCATCAAGGCTGACGGCGAAGAGCACCAGACTATCGAACTGGCGTTCACTGTATACGAAGAAGGCGGCCTGCACGGCTCGCAGAACTTCGACATGAGCAAAGTCGAGTCGCTAACCGGTATCGTGTTTGATTCTGGTGGCCCAATCGGCACCATCATCACTACCGCGCCGGGCCAGCAGAACCTGAAAGTAAACATTACAGGTAAACCAGCCCACGCAGGCCTAGCGCCAGAAGAAGGGATCAACGCCCTGACGGTTGCGGCTGATGCCATCACCAACATGAAGCTATCTCGCATCGACGAGGAAACCACCGCAAACATCGGTGTGGTGAAAGGCGGCCAGGCAACAAACATCGTAATGCCTGAGCTTTACATTGAAGCCGAAGCGCGCTCATTGGACGACGACAAGCTCCAGGCACAGGTCGACCACATGGTCAACACGTTCGAAGCGGCTGCTGAAAAACACGGCGCGGAAATCAACATTGCCTCCAAGCGTGCTTACAACGCTTACCGCATCGCCGACAATGACCCGCATGTCGAGAAGATCAAAGCAGCCTTCAAAGCCAATGGCATCGAGCCTATGACCAAGCCGACAGGCGGCGGTAGCGACGCGAACATCTTCAACAGCAAAGGTCTGAAGACAGTGAACCTGTCTACCGGTATGGCGAAGGTACACACGACCGAAGAGTTCATCAAAATCGATGACATGGTAGAGATCACTAAGTTCTTGTACACCTACCTAACTCGCTAA
- the radA gene encoding DNA repair protein RadA, producing MAKTKRAYVCSDCGADFPRWQGQCSACAAWNTITEFTVPKTRSAVGAVSAAGTSSYAGAATKVQKLSEVESKDLPRYSSGVSELDRVFGGGIVPGSVLLLCGDPGAGKSTLLLQSIGSVAATKSSLYVSGEESIHQISQRAKRLGTQNLDNINVVAETSVEAIIEHIRAQKAEFVIIDSIQTMTVAHNDSAAGSPSQVKESAAALTRFAKTEGVTFMIVGHINKDSNVAGPMQLIHIVDGLFALSSTADEKFRVLRTSKNRFGADSESCFFAMTETGMKQVKNPSAIFLSRSDKNHAGSVCTTLWEGTRPLLVEIQALCNNSVTENPRRLTVGYDNNRLAMSIAVLARHGGVMLSDMDIFVNCVGGIKIEETSADLAVLLAIFSSFKNAPVPQDVLVFGEIGLNADIRPAANGVERIREAVKQGFTRAIVPKANASRQVPGIEIIAVEDLQEALTAFERVAL from the coding sequence ATGGCAAAAACCAAGCGGGCCTATGTGTGTAGTGATTGTGGCGCAGACTTCCCCCGCTGGCAGGGCCAGTGTAGCGCGTGTGCGGCATGGAATACGATAACCGAGTTCACAGTTCCCAAAACACGCTCGGCCGTGGGCGCCGTTTCGGCTGCTGGTACGAGCAGCTACGCGGGGGCGGCGACCAAGGTGCAAAAACTGTCGGAGGTCGAGAGCAAAGATCTGCCGCGCTACAGCTCCGGGGTTTCCGAGCTGGACCGGGTATTCGGCGGCGGTATCGTACCGGGCTCGGTGTTGCTGCTGTGTGGTGATCCTGGCGCCGGTAAATCGACTTTGCTGCTCCAGAGTATTGGTTCGGTAGCTGCGACGAAGTCGTCGCTGTACGTATCGGGTGAGGAATCGATTCACCAGATCTCCCAGCGGGCCAAACGATTGGGCACCCAAAACCTCGACAATATCAATGTGGTAGCCGAGACCTCGGTCGAGGCGATCATCGAGCATATCCGGGCACAGAAGGCCGAGTTTGTGATCATCGATTCGATCCAGACCATGACTGTCGCCCATAACGACTCGGCGGCGGGCAGCCCGAGCCAGGTCAAGGAATCGGCGGCGGCACTGACCCGCTTTGCCAAGACCGAAGGCGTGACCTTTATGATCGTCGGCCACATCAACAAAGACTCGAATGTGGCCGGTCCGATGCAGCTGATCCATATCGTCGATGGCCTGTTTGCCCTGTCGTCGACGGCGGATGAAAAGTTCCGGGTATTGCGCACGTCCAAGAACCGTTTCGGTGCCGACTCCGAGTCGTGCTTTTTTGCCATGACCGAAACCGGGATGAAGCAGGTCAAGAACCCGTCGGCGATTTTCCTCAGCCGTTCGGATAAGAACCATGCCGGTTCGGTGTGTACCACATTGTGGGAAGGCACCCGACCGTTGCTGGTGGAAATCCAGGCGCTGTGCAATAACTCGGTGACTGAGAACCCGCGACGCCTGACCGTCGGCTACGATAACAACCGCCTAGCAATGTCGATAGCGGTACTGGCGCGTCATGGTGGGGTGATGCTGTCGGACATGGATATCTTCGTTAACTGTGTCGGCGGGATCAAAATCGAAGAGACCTCGGCGGACTTGGCCGTCTTGCTGGCGATTTTCTCCAGCTTCAAAAATGCTCCGGTACCGCAGGATGTCTTGGTGTTCGGCGAAATCGGCCTCAACGCCGATATCCGACCGGCAGCCAACGGGGTGGAGCGTATTCGCGAAGCGGTCAAGCAGGGCTTTACCCGTGCAATCGTCCCTAAGGCCAACGCCAGCCGCCAGGTCCCGGGCATCGAAATTATCGCGGTGGAAGATCTGCAGGAAGCGCTGACGGCGTTCGAACGCGTGGCTCTGTAG
- the yjjX gene encoding inosine/xanthosine triphosphatase, producing MPKIIVASTNPAKISAVEAAFNHTFPDIQFAIEGISVDSGVRDQPMCADETLQGARNRVCNARHAVPDADYYVGLEAGIDGSFTFAWMVIESGETRGESRSASLPLPPQALEQLHLGAELGDVMDDMFNQTNIKQKGGAIAMLTNHLLSRSSVYQQALILALIPFIHPTLFAK from the coding sequence ATGCCTAAAATTATTGTCGCCTCGACCAATCCCGCCAAAATTTCTGCCGTTGAAGCCGCCTTCAACCATACCTTTCCCGATATCCAGTTTGCTATCGAGGGGATCAGTGTTGACAGCGGTGTCCGCGATCAGCCTATGTGTGCTGACGAAACCCTGCAGGGAGCGAGAAACCGTGTCTGCAATGCACGCCATGCCGTACCGGACGCTGACTATTACGTCGGCCTGGAAGCCGGTATTGATGGCTCATTCACCTTTGCCTGGATGGTGATCGAAAGTGGCGAGACCCGGGGTGAATCCCGCTCGGCCTCACTGCCTCTACCACCACAGGCACTAGAGCAACTGCACCTGGGGGCTGAATTAGGCGATGTCATGGATGACATGTTCAACCAGACTAATATCAAGCAAAAAGGCGGGGCGATTGCAATGCTGACCAACCACTTGCTCAGCCGCAGCTCGGTCTACCAACAGGCCTTGATCCTGGCGCTCATTCCTTTCATTCACCCAACATTATTCGCTAAATAA
- the sltY gene encoding murein transglycosylase, translating to MSSNKNLRVISGLVLSVGLLLSPLMRASTLEQQREQYEQAQVALEENDLAAYQALRARLDDYPLTPYLDYREFIQTLFAKSPSEVEAFIEQYSALPFSTTVKDRYLAHLAATERWENFIEVQPMPPRSQVLRCHYYYAQSKLGNKDVAWQGAETLWLTGKSTHDACDPLLNTWQKAGQRTDELVLDRMLLVYAEGNRARLNYLNKQLGAKSKSSGKSVMALFDKPEGVAAFSKRHQVTPFNQNLTVLAYKKLVRSDVGEAVKQYHKTVQGQHFGEAKRQSLADYTASRLMATDDEKLQEWRDNVLAKTTNISLLERRIRQAMREDKWEEVKVWVDRLPEQAKQTTRWTFWQARLAERDGNKALAEKKYTQILGQRDFYSAAAATVLGKPITYPVKTAGDAHGEVKEYKQTLERIEELIAVDKLLAANREWHYLLRGLDNDKIVSLAAYAATNKWHHLAVQATISGQLWDYVELRFPVAHKWWFDFFSKKRELPVTSMMALARQESALNIEAVSPVGARGLMQIMPATAKETAKKLGRNYEGKNSLFDPGVNIRLGSGYLKMMLEQYDNNRIFAFAAYNAGPSRVTRWRNGTDGRLDVYAFIEAIPFNETRGYVQNILMFEVYYGDLTQSPVPLLKENELNAKY from the coding sequence GTGTCTAGCAATAAAAACCTTAGAGTAATTTCAGGTCTTGTGCTGTCTGTTGGCTTGTTGCTGTCGCCCCTGATGCGAGCGTCGACACTGGAGCAGCAGCGCGAACAGTATGAGCAGGCCCAAGTCGCACTGGAAGAAAACGATCTGGCGGCGTACCAGGCGTTGCGTGCTCGCTTGGATGACTACCCCCTGACACCCTATCTTGATTACCGTGAATTTATCCAGACGCTGTTCGCCAAGTCGCCGAGCGAAGTCGAGGCCTTCATCGAGCAGTATTCGGCGCTGCCATTCAGTACGACTGTCAAGGATCGTTACCTGGCCCACCTTGCCGCGACCGAGCGGTGGGAAAATTTCATCGAGGTTCAGCCGATGCCTCCGCGCAGCCAGGTCCTGCGCTGCCATTACTATTACGCCCAGAGCAAGCTCGGCAACAAGGATGTCGCCTGGCAAGGGGCCGAGACCTTGTGGCTGACGGGAAAATCGACCCACGATGCGTGCGATCCGCTGCTCAATACGTGGCAGAAGGCCGGCCAGCGTACCGATGAGCTGGTGCTGGACCGGATGCTGCTGGTGTATGCCGAAGGCAACCGTGCCCGGCTCAATTATCTCAACAAACAGTTGGGAGCCAAAAGTAAGTCATCGGGTAAATCGGTTATGGCTCTGTTCGACAAGCCCGAGGGGGTTGCTGCCTTTTCCAAGCGTCACCAGGTGACGCCTTTCAACCAGAACCTGACAGTGCTGGCATACAAGAAGCTGGTGCGCAGCGACGTCGGCGAGGCGGTAAAGCAGTACCATAAAACCGTGCAGGGGCAGCATTTTGGCGAAGCCAAGCGTCAGTCCCTTGCTGACTATACCGCCAGCCGGCTGATGGCCACTGACGATGAAAAACTGCAGGAATGGCGTGATAATGTCTTGGCGAAAACGACCAATATCAGCTTGCTCGAACGCCGTATCCGCCAAGCGATGCGCGAAGATAAATGGGAAGAGGTCAAGGTCTGGGTAGATCGCCTGCCTGAGCAGGCCAAGCAGACCACTCGCTGGACGTTTTGGCAGGCCCGGCTGGCCGAGAGGGACGGCAACAAGGCTCTGGCTGAGAAAAAGTATACCCAGATCTTGGGCCAGCGTGATTTCTACAGCGCAGCAGCGGCGACGGTGCTGGGTAAGCCGATTACCTACCCGGTAAAAACCGCGGGGGACGCCCATGGCGAAGTGAAGGAATATAAGCAGACTTTGGAGCGGATCGAAGAGCTGATTGCTGTTGATAAGCTACTGGCGGCCAACCGTGAATGGCACTACCTGCTAAGGGGTCTGGACAACGACAAAATTGTTTCCCTGGCGGCTTATGCGGCGACCAACAAGTGGCATCACCTGGCGGTACAGGCCACTATTTCCGGCCAGCTTTGGGACTATGTTGAACTCCGCTTCCCGGTGGCGCACAAGTGGTGGTTTGATTTCTTTAGCAAGAAGCGGGAGCTGCCCGTCACTAGCATGATGGCGCTGGCTCGCCAGGAAAGTGCGCTGAATATCGAGGCGGTCTCGCCGGTTGGGGCGCGGGGCCTGATGCAGATTATGCCTGCTACCGCTAAGGAAACGGCCAAAAAGCTGGGGCGTAACTACGAAGGGAAAAACAGCTTGTTTGATCCCGGCGTCAACATTCGCCTTGGCAGCGGCTACCTGAAAATGATGCTCGAGCAATACGACAACAACCGTATCTTTGCCTTTGCGGCGTATAACGCAGGACCGAGCCGGGTCACCCGCTGGCGCAACGGAACCGATGGTCGGCTGGATGTCTATGCCTTTATCGAGGCGATCCCATTCAATGAAACGCGGGGCTACGTGCAGAACATCTTGATGTTCGAAGTCTATTATGGAGACTTGACCCAGAGCCCGGTGCCCTTGCTCAAAGAAAATGAATTGAACGCCAAGTATTAG